From the genome of Miscanthus floridulus cultivar M001 chromosome 10, ASM1932011v1, whole genome shotgun sequence, one region includes:
- the LOC136490247 gene encoding uncharacterized protein isoform X1, producing MALIPESTAFIFVKDLKQCPTFSKLKTLLLDDRWCVAPDFPALTCILEHSPVLEKLTLHLFSKGPKHKVEMLGRYHPTDGSAAVSECLKVVEVKCQVVDEKVQEVLKFLCTFNICILGYPCHYRNWQTLKSNLSSTALWTIYLAEKADLMTRGGHKEGKT from the exons ATGGCATTGATACCAGAATCCACAGCG TTTATTTTTGTCAAGGATCTGAAACAGTGTCCTACATTTAGCAAGTTAAAGACTTTGTTACTTGATGATCGATGGTGTGTGGCACCTGACTTCCCTGCACTAACTTGCATTCTCGAGCACTCACCAGTCCTAGAGAAGCTCACACTTCATCTTTTTTCCAAG GGACCTAAACATAAGGTGGAAATGCTTGGAAGATATCATCCAACTGATGGTTCAGCTGCAGTTTCAGAATGCCTCAAGGTGGTTGAAGTCAAATGCCAAGTGGTTGATGAGAAAGTTCAGGAAGTTCTGAAATTTCTCTGTACATTTAACATAT GTATCTTGGGATACCCATGTCATTACAGAAATTGGCAAACTCTCAAATCCAACCTATCATCAACTGCATTGTGGACCATTTACCTGGCTGAAAAGGCTGATTTGATGACAAGAGGTGGCCATAAAGAGGGAAAAACATGA
- the LOC136488642 gene encoding uncharacterized protein, with the protein MVYGSEAIHPTNLDYGAPRVRAYDEQGAEASLEDTMDQLDEARDVALLRSAKYQQALRRYHSHRVRGQAFNVGDLVLGLIQSNKDRHKLSLLWEGPYVIAEVLRPGVYKLKTIDGEVFANAWNIE; encoded by the coding sequence atggtctatggttctgaggccatcCACCCAActaacctcgactatggagcaccaagggtcagggcgtacgatgaaCAAGGAGctgaggcgtccctcgaggacaccatggaccagctagacgaagcacgcgacgttgccctcctccgctcggccaagtaccagcaggcgttacgacgataccacagccatcgagtgcggggtcaggccttcaacgttGGAGACCTGGTTCTCGGCCTCATCCAGAGCaataaggaccgccacaagctctccctgctgtgggagggaccatacgtcatcgcggaggtgctccgGCCAGGCGTCTACAAGCTaaagaccatcgacggtgaggtcttcgccaatgcctggaacatcgagtag
- the LOC136490247 gene encoding uncharacterized protein isoform X2, with product MALIPESTAFIFVKDLKQCPTFSKLKTLLLDDRWCVAPDFPALTCILEHSPVLEKLTLHLFSKGPKHKVEMLGRYHPTDGSAAVSECLKVVEVKCQVVDEKVQEVLKFLCTFNICFIFK from the exons ATGGCATTGATACCAGAATCCACAGCG TTTATTTTTGTCAAGGATCTGAAACAGTGTCCTACATTTAGCAAGTTAAAGACTTTGTTACTTGATGATCGATGGTGTGTGGCACCTGACTTCCCTGCACTAACTTGCATTCTCGAGCACTCACCAGTCCTAGAGAAGCTCACACTTCATCTTTTTTCCAAG GGACCTAAACATAAGGTGGAAATGCTTGGAAGATATCATCCAACTGATGGTTCAGCTGCAGTTTCAGAATGCCTCAAGGTGGTTGAAGTCAAATGCCAAGTGGTTGATGAGAAAGTTCAGGAAGTTCTGAAATTTCTCTGTACATTTAACATAT GTTTCATTTTCAAGTAG